The Pricia mediterranea genome includes a window with the following:
- a CDS encoding ABC1 kinase family protein — MKTLDNIPTGKIERAGKLVKTGAKIGGNYLKYYGKRLVNPDLNRTELDEDNAGDIYDGLKSLKGSALKVAQMLSMEKNLLPRAYVEKFSLSQFSVPPLSAPLVRKTFKKYLDQYPEDLFDTFESDSINAASIGQVHKATKDGKELAVKIQYPGVAESISSDLALVKPIAIRMFNLQGKDSDKYFKEIENKLIEETNYILELEQSEEITEKCGIIPNLEFPKYYKELSSERIITMDWMYGQHLSDFAKTDFSQELGNSLGQTLWDFYMYQIHGLRKVHADPHPGNFLVSDNETLIAIDFGCIKVVPDSFYVPYFELAKKESIENDAIFTEKMYELEILTETDTPEELKFFKALFKEMLTLFTSPFNEERFDFGADDFWNRIADLSERYAKNSQIRKMNGNRGSKHFLYMNRTFFGLYNLLHDLKATVDVNSYQKFLSE, encoded by the coding sequence ATGAAGACCCTTGACAACATACCGACCGGAAAAATTGAACGCGCCGGCAAACTGGTGAAGACCGGTGCCAAGATCGGTGGTAACTATCTGAAATATTACGGCAAGCGTTTGGTCAACCCCGATTTGAACCGCACCGAACTCGATGAGGACAATGCCGGAGATATCTACGATGGGCTCAAAAGTCTTAAGGGCAGTGCCTTAAAGGTAGCCCAGATGTTGAGCATGGAAAAAAATCTTTTGCCGAGGGCCTATGTGGAAAAATTTTCGCTCTCCCAATTTTCGGTGCCTCCACTTTCCGCTCCCTTGGTGCGCAAGACATTTAAAAAATATCTTGATCAGTACCCCGAAGACCTCTTCGATACTTTCGAAAGCGACTCCATCAACGCCGCGAGTATCGGACAAGTACATAAGGCGACCAAAGACGGGAAAGAGTTGGCCGTGAAGATCCAATATCCCGGGGTCGCCGAAAGTATAAGTAGTGACTTGGCGCTGGTCAAGCCGATAGCCATCAGAATGTTTAACCTTCAAGGGAAAGACTCGGACAAATATTTTAAGGAAATCGAGAATAAGCTTATCGAGGAGACCAATTACATCCTCGAGCTTGAACAGAGCGAAGAGATTACCGAAAAGTGTGGGATTATTCCCAATTTGGAATTTCCGAAATACTATAAGGAACTGTCCAGCGAGCGTATTATTACGATGGATTGGATGTACGGGCAGCATCTCAGTGACTTTGCAAAAACGGACTTTTCCCAAGAACTCGGTAATTCCCTAGGTCAAACTCTTTGGGATTTTTACATGTATCAGATTCACGGGTTGCGAAAAGTGCATGCTGATCCCCACCCCGGCAACTTTTTGGTCAGCGATAATGAAACCTTGATCGCTATCGATTTTGGGTGCATAAAGGTAGTACCTGATAGTTTCTACGTTCCGTATTTTGAACTGGCGAAGAAAGAGAGCATTGAGAACGATGCCATTTTTACCGAAAAAATGTACGAATTGGAGATTCTTACCGAGACCGATACTCCAGAAGAGCTCAAATTCTTTAAAGCGCTTTTCAAGGAAATGCTGACCTTGTTCACCTCGCCGTTCAACGAAGAGCGCTTTGATTTTGGCGCGGATGATTTTTGGAATAGGATTGCCGATTTGAGTGAACGTTACGCCAAGAACAGCCAAATCC
- a CDS encoding TetR family transcriptional regulator C-terminal domain-containing protein, which yields MAKTRTKAKKITEDEIIALYMDYVLEHETVPKSIYKLCKKNSIEEADFYRFFGSIEGIQKEIWNKFYTNTESLLLKNKEYEGFTNKDKMLTFFFTFFEMMTLNRSYVLFALQENNGGLKNMRQLKGLRNHIKGFATDLIDEGNAEKNSKITQHSPTLFSEGAWLQFLFVLKFWMKDGSPGFEKTDMVIEKSINTVFDVFDNTPLENVIDLGKFLYKETFA from the coding sequence ATGGCGAAAACAAGAACCAAGGCGAAAAAGATTACTGAAGATGAGATAATAGCCTTGTATATGGATTATGTGCTCGAGCATGAAACGGTGCCCAAATCCATCTACAAGCTCTGTAAAAAGAACAGCATTGAGGAAGCGGATTTTTATCGGTTCTTCGGCTCGATTGAAGGTATCCAAAAAGAAATCTGGAACAAGTTCTATACGAATACGGAAAGCTTGTTGCTCAAAAACAAAGAGTACGAGGGTTTTACCAATAAGGATAAAATGCTCACATTTTTCTTTACCTTCTTTGAGATGATGACCCTGAATCGGAGCTATGTGCTTTTTGCGCTGCAAGAGAACAACGGAGGGTTAAAAAATATGCGGCAATTAAAAGGTCTTAGAAATCATATCAAGGGTTTTGCCACCGATCTGATCGATGAGGGAAATGCGGAAAAAAACTCGAAAATTACTCAACATAGTCCCACCCTTTTCTCGGAAGGGGCATGGCTGCAGTTCCTTTTCGTGCTCAAATTTTGGATGAAGGACGGTTCGCCCGGCTTTGAAAAAACCGATATGGTTATCGAGAAATCCATTAACACAGTGTTCGACGTGTTCGATAATACGCCCCTTGAGAATGTGATCGATCTTGGAAAGTTTTTGTACAAGGAGACCTTTGCCTGA
- the htpG gene encoding molecular chaperone HtpG → MATGKINVSVENIFPLIKKFLYSDHEIFLRELISNATDATLKLKHLAAIGEAKVDYGHPIIEVKVDKEGKKLHIIDQGIGMTEEEVKKYINDIAFSGAEEFLNKYEDGAKDSGIIGHFGLGFYSAFMVAEKVEILTKSYKKDAEPVHWSCDGSPNFTLTEGKKEDHGTEIILHIAEDSTEFLEDNRISELLKKYNKFMPIPIKFGTKTETLPKPEDAKEDDPAPTQEVDNIINNPDPAWTKQPTELEEKDYKEFYRELYPMQFEEPLFHIHLNVDYPFNLTGILYFPKLTNDLNIQKDKIQLYQNQVFVTDNVEGIVPEFLTMLRGVIDSPDIPLNVSRSYLQADGAVKKIASYITRKVADKLNSLFKDNREDFEKKWNDIKIVIEYGMLSEDKFYDKAEKFALYPTVDGDYFTFEELQEKVKDKQTDKDDKLVILYASDKEAQHSYIQAAKAKGYEVLLLDSPIIGHLMQKMETSKDKVSFARVDADQVDNLIKKEDTAISKLSDEEKEKLKSNLEEVIENKGYTVQLEAMDSDASPFIITEPEFMRRMKEMQQTGGGGIMGMGNMPEMYNLVVNTNHELVGEILNTKTAKKRQRLINQSIDLARLSKGLLKGEELTNFINRSYEMVK, encoded by the coding sequence ATGGCAACAGGTAAGATTAACGTTTCAGTGGAAAATATTTTTCCGCTGATCAAGAAGTTTTTATACAGCGACCACGAGATTTTTCTGAGGGAGTTGATTTCCAACGCGACCGACGCAACGCTAAAACTGAAGCACCTCGCCGCTATCGGAGAAGCGAAGGTGGATTACGGCCATCCCATCATAGAGGTCAAGGTCGATAAAGAAGGGAAAAAATTACATATCATCGACCAGGGTATAGGTATGACCGAGGAAGAGGTCAAGAAATACATCAACGATATTGCTTTCTCCGGGGCAGAGGAGTTTTTGAACAAGTATGAGGACGGTGCAAAGGACTCGGGGATTATCGGACATTTCGGCCTCGGATTCTATTCCGCCTTTATGGTCGCCGAGAAGGTCGAGATATTGACCAAAAGCTACAAGAAGGATGCCGAGCCGGTACATTGGAGCTGTGACGGGTCGCCTAATTTCACCTTGACCGAAGGAAAGAAAGAGGACCATGGTACGGAAATCATTCTCCATATCGCGGAAGATTCTACCGAGTTCTTGGAGGATAACCGCATCAGCGAACTGCTTAAAAAGTACAATAAGTTTATGCCGATCCCCATCAAGTTCGGCACCAAAACGGAAACGCTTCCCAAACCGGAAGACGCTAAGGAAGATGATCCCGCCCCTACCCAGGAAGTCGATAATATTATTAACAATCCCGACCCGGCGTGGACCAAACAGCCCACCGAACTGGAGGAAAAGGACTATAAGGAGTTCTACCGCGAGCTGTATCCCATGCAGTTCGAGGAGCCTTTGTTCCACATTCATTTGAACGTGGACTATCCGTTCAATTTAACGGGAATACTGTATTTCCCAAAGTTGACCAATGACCTCAACATCCAGAAAGACAAGATTCAACTCTATCAGAACCAGGTCTTTGTGACCGACAATGTCGAGGGCATCGTTCCCGAATTCCTGACCATGCTGCGCGGGGTCATCGATTCCCCTGACATCCCATTGAACGTATCTCGGTCTTATTTACAAGCCGATGGGGCGGTCAAGAAGATAGCATCCTATATCACCCGAAAGGTGGCGGACAAATTGAATTCCCTCTTCAAAGACAACCGGGAGGATTTCGAGAAGAAGTGGAACGACATCAAGATCGTTATCGAATACGGGATGCTCTCCGAGGATAAATTTTACGACAAGGCGGAAAAATTTGCGCTTTATCCGACCGTAGATGGTGACTATTTCACCTTCGAAGAGTTGCAGGAAAAAGTAAAGGACAAGCAAACGGATAAGGACGATAAGCTTGTTATTCTCTATGCATCCGACAAGGAAGCACAGCACAGTTATATTCAAGCGGCCAAGGCCAAAGGCTACGAAGTGTTGCTCCTCGATTCGCCGATTATCGGCCACCTGATGCAAAAGATGGAAACCTCGAAAGATAAGGTTTCTTTCGCCCGCGTCGACGCCGATCAAGTGGACAACCTCATCAAAAAAGAAGATACGGCCATCAGTAAACTCTCCGACGAGGAAAAAGAAAAGTTGAAATCCAACCTCGAAGAGGTCATCGAGAACAAGGGCTACACCGTACAGCTTGAGGCGATGGACAGTGATGCTTCACCCTTTATTATCACCGAACCCGAGTTTATGCGCCGTATGAAGGAAATGCAACAGACCGGGGGTGGCGGCATTATGGGGATGGGCAATATGCCCGAAATGTACAATCTGGTCGTTAATACCAATCACGAACTGGTCGGGGAGATCCTGAACACCAAGACCGCCAAAAAACGCCAGCGTCTCATTAACCAGTCCATCGACCTTGCCCGGCTTTCGAAAGGCTTGCTGAAAGGCGAGGAACTGACGAATTTTATCAATCGAAGTTACGAGATGGTGAAGTGA
- a CDS encoding calcium/sodium antiporter, whose protein sequence is MQNFLYIGLGLVLLITGGNWLLKSAVALSMRLSIPKIVIGMTVVSLATSAPELIVSIKSALQGFPDLALGNVVGSNIANLGLVLGVTTLLGSIEVNRSFYTTDWPVMMLASLLFFIFIFFDGTLVQYEGIIMVVALFLFLIYLLRFQKPAVVDEMPGDDQFLPLWKTMLLLGVGGTALWGGSELLIDGAVGMATVFGVSERVIGVTVVSIGTSIPELAASIIAVLKKEKAISLGNLIGSNIFNLLAVLGITSIITPIRVIDQRLLTSDIFWMLGISFLILPLVFFPKGLRLNWRDGLVLVSSYAVFVYLTIG, encoded by the coding sequence ATGCAAAACTTTCTTTATATAGGCCTCGGACTAGTGCTTTTGATTACAGGAGGTAACTGGCTTTTAAAATCTGCGGTAGCGCTTTCGATGCGACTGAGCATTCCTAAAATTGTTATTGGCATGACCGTGGTTTCCCTCGCCACCTCAGCGCCTGAGCTTATTGTGAGCATCAAATCCGCTTTACAGGGTTTTCCGGATTTAGCCTTGGGCAACGTGGTCGGCTCCAACATAGCCAATTTGGGTCTGGTCTTGGGTGTTACCACACTGTTGGGAAGCATCGAGGTGAACCGAAGTTTTTATACGACGGATTGGCCGGTCATGATGCTGGCGTCACTCCTGTTCTTCATATTCATATTTTTCGACGGAACATTGGTGCAATACGAGGGCATCATTATGGTAGTCGCGCTCTTTTTGTTCTTGATCTATCTGCTGCGGTTCCAAAAACCGGCAGTTGTCGATGAGATGCCCGGAGATGATCAATTTCTGCCGTTATGGAAGACGATGCTGCTTCTAGGTGTCGGGGGCACGGCGCTTTGGGGCGGTTCGGAATTGCTTATCGACGGTGCGGTAGGCATGGCGACCGTTTTCGGGGTCAGTGAACGGGTAATCGGGGTAACGGTAGTCTCTATAGGCACCAGCATCCCCGAACTGGCGGCCTCGATTATCGCGGTCCTCAAAAAGGAAAAAGCGATTTCTTTGGGCAACTTGATCGGATCGAACATCTTCAACCTCCTGGCCGTTCTAGGCATCACTTCCATCATAACACCCATTCGCGTGATAGATCAAAGGTTGTTGACCAGCGATATCTTTTGGATGCTCGGTATCTCGTTCTTGATCCTGCCTCTGGTATTTTTTCCGAAAGGCCTCCGGCTCAACTGGCGCGATGGCCTGGTGCTGGTATCCAGCTACGCGGTTTTTGTGTACCTCACCATTGGATGA
- a CDS encoding SsrA-binding protein has translation MKKAFFRFLAKINKTLLPSYSKRNLDLAKASKFQMAIIGWRYYVTKNALG, from the coding sequence ATGAAAAAAGCTTTCTTTCGATTCTTGGCCAAAATCAATAAAACCCTTCTTCCCTCCTACTCCAAAAGAAATCTGGATTTAGCAAAAGCATCGAAATTTCAGATGGCCATTATCGGATGGAGGTATTACGTAACAAAGAACGCGTTGGGCTAA
- a CDS encoding adenine phosphoribosyltransferase → MNLKQYIREIPDFPSKGIVFKDITPLLNSPIAMEEAANALMELVGNQKIDKVVGMESRGFFFASLLALKLKAGFVPVRKPAKLPADKISITYGLEYGTDTLEIHKDAIQAGDRVLVHDDVLATGGTAKATCELVERLGGEVVQCNFLMVLELLNGEEKLNGYEIRTLMRYR, encoded by the coding sequence ATGAACTTAAAACAATACATCCGCGAAATCCCTGACTTTCCGTCCAAAGGAATCGTTTTTAAGGATATTACCCCACTTCTGAACAGTCCCATTGCTATGGAGGAGGCTGCAAATGCGCTAATGGAGCTCGTAGGGAACCAAAAGATCGATAAGGTGGTCGGCATGGAGAGTCGCGGATTTTTCTTCGCCTCCCTGTTGGCGCTAAAATTGAAGGCCGGCTTTGTGCCCGTACGCAAACCAGCGAAACTGCCCGCGGACAAAATCAGTATCACTTATGGCCTTGAATATGGCACGGATACTTTGGAAATACATAAAGATGCTATCCAAGCGGGAGACCGGGTTTTGGTTCACGACGATGTGTTGGCTACCGGCGGCACGGCCAAGGCGACCTGTGAACTCGTAGAACGTTTAGGGGGCGAGGTCGTACAATGTAATTTTTTGATGGTGCTGGAATTATTGAACGGTGAGGAGAAGCTCAATGGATACGAAATTCGGACCTTAATGCGCTATCGATAA
- the xerA gene encoding site-specific tyrosine recombinase/integron integrase, translated as MTTLKSITLYHLMINDCKMIGIKFSPDSLIQSLIKGLPNVKWSKKHNMAYIPNTKGNLGIVFNTFKGHVWINYNRFLTNRPVKAGSQRSDVAWFRKRKPVPGHRQCPEEYLLKLELKRYSDSTVKTYVSFFEMFINHYRDKDLLAINESDVRKYLQHLIKRSVSRSYLNQAINAIKFYYEVVMGMPNRFYEIERPRKESKLPKVISKKEILSIIGHTNNIKHRCIIELLYGSGLRRSELVNLKLGDIDSERMLVRVENSKGGKDRQTLLSKTALLNLRTYYREWQPKHYLFEGQKGQKYSGESVLKVVKNAAKKAGIRIRVTPHVLRHSFATHLLESGVDLRRIQVLLGHGSSKTTEIYTHVATNTFENIKNPLD; from the coding sequence ATGACCACATTAAAATCCATTACCCTATATCACTTGATGATTAACGACTGCAAAATGATCGGTATCAAGTTCTCGCCCGATAGTCTTATTCAAAGTTTGATAAAAGGGTTGCCGAATGTTAAATGGAGCAAGAAGCATAATATGGCCTATATACCCAATACCAAGGGGAATCTAGGAATTGTATTCAACACCTTCAAGGGCCATGTTTGGATAAATTATAATCGGTTTCTGACCAACAGGCCCGTCAAGGCCGGCAGTCAAAGGTCCGACGTAGCGTGGTTCAGAAAAAGAAAACCGGTGCCCGGACATAGACAATGCCCCGAGGAATATCTTCTTAAGCTTGAACTGAAAAGATATTCAGACAGCACCGTGAAGACCTATGTTTCCTTTTTCGAGATGTTCATCAACCATTACCGTGACAAGGATCTTCTCGCGATAAATGAAAGTGACGTACGAAAATATCTTCAACATCTCATAAAAAGAAGTGTGTCCCGTTCCTACCTGAACCAGGCCATAAATGCAATAAAATTTTACTATGAGGTAGTGATGGGGATGCCAAATCGATTTTATGAGATAGAACGGCCAAGAAAGGAATCGAAATTGCCAAAAGTAATCTCAAAAAAAGAGATTTTGTCCATAATAGGGCACACCAACAATATAAAGCACCGTTGTATCATCGAACTTTTGTACGGTTCGGGCCTGCGCCGAAGCGAACTCGTGAACCTGAAGCTGGGTGATATCGACAGTGAAAGAATGCTGGTGCGTGTCGAGAATTCCAAGGGCGGCAAAGATAGGCAGACCCTTCTCTCCAAGACCGCTCTGCTCAATTTGAGAACGTACTATCGTGAATGGCAACCGAAACACTATCTGTTCGAAGGACAAAAGGGTCAAAAATATAGCGGTGAAAGTGTCCTGAAGGTCGTCAAAAATGCAGCTAAAAAGGCCGGTATACGTATCAGGGTCACTCCACACGTGCTGCGCCACAGTTTTGCCACCCATCTTTTGGAATCGGGGGTCGACCTGAGGCGGATACAGGTACTGCTCGGCCACGGTTCGAGCAAAACAACGGAAATATACACCCATGTGGCAACAAATACTTTCGAGAACATAAAAAATCCTTTAGATTAG